In Glycine max cultivar Williams 82 chromosome 10, Glycine_max_v4.0, whole genome shotgun sequence, the DNA window aaacttaattaatcttaaataaaattataataacaaatatcTGAACCAACCTATTAGTACAAGTTCTGTCttctttttgtgtgtgtgtgtgaattagTACCTGTTAGTATGACCCATTCAAACtggaaataatatataattacgaCAGCAtatgaaatttgaaaacaatgaatgGCCAAAATCCTAAATGAATGATCATTCGACACGTTAGAAACTATATTTGGAAGAAAACATGATGCAGGTGATGATGTGaaagtaaagaaataaaaaactaaaataatataaagttaATGTAATAATTGaggtgcaaaaaaaataaaactaaatttaatgaaaagtcaagaatataaataaaagttcttgacagtAACGTTTCTCTTTCTGCATATTAGTTGAACGTGGAACCGGTGGCACCAAGATGCGACATAAAGAAGTGCAACACGGACTTTATAGCAAATGTTGCTATCGCTTGGGAATGACATGTTTGAATTTTGGCCTTTCGCACCatgattaatattttgatttaatttgctCACGTTCCAGAAACTATATCAAACTAAATCATTATATAATTTCAGATTGTTTTAGAGATTAGACTAAGACATTATGCATATATCATACGTTGAATGCCTATAGtctttttcttgttgttgaAAGAAAAACCTATTAAGTATTAGTCTTGTtcacatttaaaaaagataggagattatatatatatatatatatatatatatatatatatatatatatatatatatatatatatatatatatatatataagagattAATATATCGacaatttaatgtaaatttatgTATgactattatattttaaatttgttgtatatattagtaaaataaatatactaatatgattttgtaaagCATATAAAAGATTAACCCAAAACTAAAATATGATACAgtgttaaatattaaataagagattttttttaataaaatttcaattaacatAATCAAGgtatttgatattattataaattttgaaacaaattaaatagtatatacacaaatattaaaattaaatatataaaaaaaccactcttttttaaataaaataatatatatatatatatatatatatatatatatatatattatttcaaatgaaagtataacagacttaaaatgaaataaatttataaagtaattatattttaaattcatttttaaattttataattttttaactatcattttagtttaccttaaataaatgagtattttttatgttctaaatgataataaacataaatttattaaaattatttatttttatttttttagataattttttttaatacataatatatcttcttccttaaaaaataatctcattCCTAAGTTTGTTTTATTAAATCAGTTTCACAAATTCGACTGTATCGCTGAATGAGTCACAATCTTTGagttccaataaaaaaatatatgaagagTATATTACttgttatatatgtattttatacGTTATTTTGTAATTATCTAATTACAAAAAGATAGtgaataaaaaaacacttttaaaagaaaaaagataccgTTGAAAAGTAAAAACTTCACTATTCTAATTGTGGACTAGAATCAAATAACAAATATCTTGCCACCAATGAGTGACACTTCTATATATGGTCGTGAGATAAGcataattttttctctcaaagGGTTAGTAAAAATGTAGTTGAATTTTCAGCTCTTACCTGTCGAGCAACTCAAGGGTCAGCATTTGTTCCGGTGGACCCACCTCCGACCTAGTCCGAACCACCCCACCGAAAAAGGGGCCCAGCAGAACGTAACCTCGTACGCGAACCGGGTCCATCTCCCTCGAACCGGGTCCGAGCTGAACCGCCAAGTGGTGAGCAATGTTCCCGCCAGAGGAGTCACCAAGGATGAAAACACGGTCAAAGTCAACACCCCGGGTCACCCACTCGTCCCCGCCGTGGTGACCCTTCTGCCGCTGGAGCCACCGCACGGCCTCCACCCCGTCGTCCACCGCGGCAGGAAGGCGGTGTTCTGGGGCGAGACGGTAGTCCGGGGCCACCACGGCGGCACGGAGGCTCGTGGCAAGACGCACACAGCACGAATGCATGTGTGGCCACGCGCGCGAGCCAAAGCAGAAGCCGCCGCCGTGGAGAAACATCACCACGGGCAACaacttcttgttgttgttttcgTTGTCGTCATCATCATTGTCCTCAAATTTGGGTTTGTAGAAACGGAGGTGGAGGTTGAATTTTTTGAGGAAGACAAAGTCTTTGAATTGTACGAGGTTGTCGTGTTGGGTAGGTTGAGGTTGTTCTTGGAAGTTGATATTGGAGCGCAAAACGGTGCCGTCACTCAGGAGTTTGAGGAGGCCCATGCAGTCCTCTACTACGTGGGGAGGGAAAGccattttagagaaaaaaaaacgttGTTTTGGTTACGTTATAAACCAAACACACCTTAGTGGTGAGGGAAAGTGAGAGTGATGAGGGGCTATAAATACAAACACATAAGAGGCGAAAAGATACCAGAATATGGCGCTACGTTGGTGACTTTGTTAGTAGTGGGGTACGTAGGAGAATGGAGGGTTTTTGTATCTTGGTACCACTCTGGTGTGGAACTGTCAAAGTCCAGCATTAAAACTTTTGCCCACTATAATCAACCTAATAAATTAAGGTCATAAATTAATTAGGtgaaaagataaaacaaaattgattattagt includes these proteins:
- the LOC100801473 gene encoding probable carboxylesterase 15, with the protein product MAFPPHVVEDCMGLLKLLSDGTVLRSNINFQEQPQPTQHDNLVQFKDFVFLKKFNLHLRFYKPKFEDNDDDDNENNNKKLLPVVMFLHGGGFCFGSRAWPHMHSCCVRLATSLRAAVVAPDYRLAPEHRLPAAVDDGVEAVRWLQRQKGHHGGDEWVTRGVDFDRVFILGDSSGGNIAHHLAVQLGPGSREMDPVRVRGYVLLGPFFGGVVRTRSEVGPPEQMLTLELLDRFWRLSIPIGETRDHPLANPFGPNSPNLGHVKLDPILVIVGGNELLKDRAADYATRLREQGKNIEYVEFEGKEHGFLTHDSHSEAAEELVQIIKRFMLENSN